The Hymenobacter swuensis DY53 genome includes the window AGGAATTTGGCGTCCCCACCGCCACTTCCCTGTTTCAGCTAACAGGCCGCGCATACAGTTTACCGGCCTTGGTGACCCACTTGCTCGAAAGCCTGGAACGGCGCTACCTGCAGCTACGAGCGGGCCGAGTGGGGGCTCTGCGTACGGAGTATCTGCGGGTACTCTACCGGTTTCAGGAAGAACATACCTACGAAGCTGAGGGCCGTACGTTCCGAGGACAAATTGTAGGCGTAGATGAAGCGGGTCGGCTGGCCCTCGCTGTTGGGGGGCAGCTTCGTTACTTTGATCTGAAACAAATCAGGTATTTGGCCTGAGTGTACGGAGGCAGGCCTCATTTAAACCTTGATGCAACGGAAACGTCTGAATCTGCATCTGTCCGGTAACCGCTTCCCGAACGGGCACGATGATTGTCTCTTTGTTGTCTTGTCTCCTTCAGGCAGAATGCCGAGCCTAACTTGTCTATCTTGGCAATGAGGCTGGCCTTACCTTTCTCCCTCCCCCGCTTTTGCTTTCCTCTTCCCGCATGAAACTCTCTACTCGCTTTGTTCTAGTGCTGGCGCTGTTATCAGTACAGCTTTCGGCGCTGGCCGCTACCCTCACGCTACGTGGGCAGGGCCGCACCCGCGCTACGGCTACTGTGAGCCGCCCGGTGCAGGATACGCCCCGCCAGCACATCGGGCTGGGCACCACCCCTACCCTCACGGCCCGCACGCTGGCTCCTTCTTTCGCCGTTTTCCCTAATCCTTCGAAGGGTCTGGTTACGGTTTCGGTAAGTCAGCTCCTGACGAATA containing:
- a CDS encoding T9SS type A sorting domain-containing protein — protein: MKLSTRFVLVLALLSVQLSALAATLTLRGQGRTRATATVSRPVQDTPRQHIGLGTTPTLTARTLAPSFAVFPNPSKGLVTVSVSQLLTNTDYKLRLSNIIGREVRTVAVRPEAADGGMNLNLSDLPAGMYFYSLVQNDKVLATKRLLLQN